One Salvelinus sp. IW2-2015 unplaced genomic scaffold, ASM291031v2 Un_scaffold2355, whole genome shotgun sequence DNA window includes the following coding sequences:
- the LOC112073761 gene encoding DNA-directed RNA polymerases I, II, and III subunit RPABC5, whose product MFFLCAFLSVCKGYCGTSFTLQAPVDRIKMIIPVRCFTCGKIVGNKWEAYLGLLQAEYTEGDALDALGLKRYCCRRMLLAHVDLIEKLLNYAPLEK is encoded by the exons atgttctTCCTGTGTGCTTTCTTGTCTGTTTGCAAGGGTTACTGCGGAACATCTTTTACTTTACA GGCCCCAGTCGATCGGATCAAAATGATTATCCCGGTCCGGTGCTTCACCTGTGGGAAAATCGTTGGGAATAAATGGGAGGCGTACCTTGGCCTCCTTCAAGCTGAATACACTGAAGG TGATGCCCTTGATGCTCTTGGTCTGAAGAGGTATTGCTGTCGGAGGATGCTGCTGGCTCATGTAGACCTCATTGAGAAGTTGCTGAATTATGCACCCCTGGAGAAATGA